The sequence GGGCAAGGACTGGCACTGAGGTCAACATCAGCCCCCCCTGGATCACCACGGCGATCGCCCCCAGGCACAACAACGGTTGCAAAACGCGGAGCATCCAGTTAGGAAGTTTCATAGTAAACGCAGTCGGGATCACGGACGCAGGGTTAAGGTCGATGCTAGCGGGTGAAGCTGAAATTTCCCTGAGAAGTCAAGCTTGGACTAAAAAGCCGATGAGTGCCCCAGCTATTACCAGCCAGACAGAATTGACGGCGCTCCCAAACACCATCACCCAACTGACAACAGCGATGCCCAAAGTCAGCACATCCACCAAAGCCGCCTGCCCCAACCTCCAAGTGACAACCGCCATCAGTCCGAGAGCCGCAGCGTTCACCCCATCTAAAAAGCCCCCCATCCAAGAGGAAGCTCGTAGTTTGGGCACCCAAGGATTGACCAATGCCACTAGCACAAAGGCGGGGAGAAAAATCCCCACTGTTGCCGCAATCGCCCCAGGGTTCCCCGCCAGGATATAGCCAATAAAGGTTGCGGTGGTGAACACAGGACCCGGGGGTGATCTGGCCAATGGCAACGGCATCGAGCAATTGCTGGGAGGTCAGCCAATGGGTACGTTCGACTAAATCCCGTTGTAAAAAAGCCAGCAGGACGTAGCCCCCCCCATAGAGTACGGAGCCAATTTTGAGGAAAATCCAAAACACTTGACCCCAGGTGATGGGTTCGAGGGGCAAGGCTCCCCCCTGGGTCAGCAAGCCAGGGAGCAATAGGGCGGTGGTGGCTCCAGTCCCAGCGGTGGGTGTCAGATTTCTCAGCAGCATCACACCGATCCCGGCTGCCAGCAGCAGTGAAATTTCATTTACCCCTAAGTAGAAGCTAACCATCACCGCCACTGCGGCCACCGTAGTCACCCCATCCTTAATCGCCGTCCTACCGAGTTTCAGCACCGCTTGGCAGACAATGGCAATGATCACTGGCTTGACACCGTAGAGAAGCCAGCCCATTTCTGGAAGCGTTTGGTAGTGAACATAGAGAACCGCCAATCCCCAGACAATCAGCATTGCGGGCAAAATAAAGCAGGCACCCGCGATCGCCAGTCCCCAGACACCAGCCCGTTCATAGCCAATGTGAATGGCGAGTTCCGTAGAGTTGGGGCCAGGAATTAAATTCGTCACCCCCGATTAAATCCAGGAGTTTTTCCCGACTCATCCACTGACGACGGTTCACCACCTCATCGTCCATCATGGCGATATGAGCCGCAGGCCCCCCAAAGGCGATCGCCCCTAACTTCAAGAACACCAGCGCCAGTTCCCGCAATCGCTGGGGATTCTGCTCCGGGTCAATTTGCGGGGGAAAAATCCTGACATCAGAACGTTGTATTCCGGGAATTTCCTCAAGGGGTTCGGGCACGGGTGCGTCTCCAGGGGGGCAACAGATGGGGCATCGGCTTGATTGTACGCCAGACCATTCTCCTGATGCCGTCGTCTGGGAAGCTGCAAACCATCAAGCAATCTTTATAACCCCGAGGCACAAAAAAGCAGCCCTGGGGGACTGCTCTACACGCAAGATTTAGGATGTTGTTCTGTAATCATCCTCTCTGAAGCCCCTCTGATCAGCATTCCTCTAGTTGGGTAGCCCGATCGGGTGATTGAAGTCACTGCATCGTGGTTCAAGGCCATCCCCGTTTTTGCTTCTGTTGCATTCGAGCTTTGCGATCGCGAATATTGGCGGCCAGCCGCACGGCGGGGGAAAGATAGCCGTCCGCGGGTCGAGGCTTCACCGCTGCGATTCTGGGAGCGTGCTCCTTGAGCATCGCGGGGGGGGGGCAGGGCCTCCACAACGGGATGCTGGATCGGTGGGAGATCGGTGAGATCTGCCAAAATCGCCGCCGCCGAGGGGTAGCGGTCTTGGGGAGATAAGGCTGTCATCCGCTTCATCAGCGCTGCAAAGTCAGCGCTGATGACCACTGCCTGATGCCAGTCAACGGCTGTGGTCACCGAGTCCCACGGGAAATCCCAGGGATACTTCCCCGTCAGCAGAAACAGGCAGGTCATGCCCAAGGCATATAAATCACTGGCAAAGATGGGGCGTTTCAATAGCTGTTCGGGGGGGCAAACCCGTAGGTGCCCATGACCTGTGTGGAAGAGGCAATGGTGATACAGGTTTCGCCGAGGTCATGGATGGCTTCCTTCACAGAGCCAAAGTCAATTAGCACGAGGCGGCGATCGCG comes from Neosynechococcus sphagnicola sy1 and encodes:
- a CDS encoding chromate transporter; this encodes MPEPLEEIPGIQRSDVRIFPPQIDPEQNPQRLRELALVFLKLGAIAFGGPAAHIAMMDDEVVNRRQWMSREKLLDLIGGDEFNSWPQLYGTRHSHWL
- a CDS encoding chromate transporter, encoding MPLPLARSPPGPVFTTATFIGYILAGNPGAIAATVGIFLPAFVLVALVNPWVPKLRASSWMGGFLDGVNAAALGLMAVVTWRLGQAALVDVLTLGIAVVSWVMVFGSAVNSVWLVIAGALIGFLVQA